From the genome of Mucilaginibacter paludis DSM 18603:
AATGCTTAACCATTATAGACAGCGATAATTTGGTTGAACCCGATTATTTAAACCAACTGAATATTTGGTTTGATAAAGGCTTTAAGGCTGTGCAAGGTATACGTGAAGCTAAAAACTTAGATACCACCTTTGCATGCCTTGATGCAGCCCGGGATATTTACTATCATTTTTATGATGGAAAGGTGCTTTTTGGTGCTGGCTCATCAGCTACGTTGGCCGGATCGGGCATGGCGTTTACCACATCCCTTTACAAGGAATGCCTGGAACATTTGGACATAACCGGGGCGGGCTTTGACAAAGTTTTGCAGGCAGCTATTGTTGACCGTAACGAGCGTATTGCTTTTACCATGGACGCTGTTGTTTATGATGAGAAAACTTCCCGCTCAGACCAATTGGTTAGTCAACGTTCCCGATGGATCAATACCTGGTTTAAGTACTTTAAATTTGGATTTAAAATATTGGGTAACGGAATAATCAGGTTCAGTTTAAACCAGGTTTTATTCGGGATGGTATTAGTGCGCCCGCCATTATTTATGTTTTTAATCCTGTCGGTACTGTTTACATTGATTAACCTGGTTACCGGCCAGTTTTTAATAACCGCCATATGGGTGCTAAGTTTGTTTATTTTTGTTGGCGGCTTCCTTTTAGCTCTCGCCAAATCACATACCGACAAAAAAATCTACCAATCGCTGGTTAATATTCCTAAATTTATGTTTTTGCAGGTGTTATCGTTGTTTAAAATATTCGGTTCGTTAAAAAACAACGTGGCAACCAAGCATTATGTTGATACTCATATTGACGATTTAAACCAACAGAAATGAGAATTGACCCTATTATAAAAGTAAAAGAAGACCCTTTTAAAGACTTAACCAGCACTCAAAAAAAAGGACGAAAAGTTGCCGTTGTGCTTGCTTTTGTGGCCGTGTTTGTATGGTTCTTTAAAATAGTATTTTAACATGCACCATGATGCCGGCTATATAGAACCGCCTAAAGGCAACACGGCCCAAACACGTAAGGGTGGCGTTTGGAAGGATATTCTGCGGAATAAATTTTCAAAACCGTCTGTTATTGCCTTTTTGTTGATCACGTCGCTGTTCATTTCATTCAGCGTCGTTAAAGGCGGCGTAGCCATGGGTATCCTGTTTATCGTTGCATTGTTGGGCATTGTTATTGTTTGCGGTGTAATTGTATATCCCAAATTTGGTATCGCAACGCTTTTCATTTCGGCCTACTTGTTATTTATTCCGGCAAAAATGAATATCAATTTTCCGCTGGGAACACTTTTGGATCTACTGGAATACTTGTTAATCATCGGCTTCTTCTTGAAGCAGAAAATAGAACCTAATTGGAAGGTATTTAACGATCGACTGTCGATGCTCATCCTGATTTGGATACTTTACAATTTTTCTGAAATTGCAAACCCTTCTTCTGTTTCTGTTTTAGCCTGGATATATACCATACGCAGCACAGCCATCATCATACTAACGTATTTTATTTTTGTTTATCAGATCCGCGATGTGGCATTTATCAGGCTGATGTTTAAAATATGGCTTTTTTTAGCCTTGATTGCCGCGCTTGATACCTTTCACCAGGAATTTTTTGGTTTTTTTGAGTTTGAAAAAAATTGGCTTTATTCTGACTCCAACCGTGTGGAATTACTTTTTCAGGATGGCCACATGCGCAAGTTTTCCATATTTGCCGATCCGGTTTCTTTCGCTTACAACATGGTGGCAGCAAGCTGTTTGTGTATAGCTTTAATATTTGGCCCAATAAAAACCTATAAAAAATGGATTTTAGGCGCCATGGCATCATTTTTTATGTTCACTATGCTGTACTCGGGTACCAGGGGCGCCTTCCCTTTATTGCCGGCAGCTTTAATCTTGTTTGCAGTTTTAAATTACAATAAAAAGGTGTTGATATTTGCCATTATAGGCGGAATATTTTTTGCCATTCTCATTTTTATCCCTACCTCCAACGGCACAATCCGGAGGTTTCAAACCGCATTCCGACCTAATGATGACCCCTCATTCAGGGCCCGCAAAAACAACCAGGCACGTATCAAGCCTTTTATCCGTACACACCCTTTAGGAGGGGGTTTGGGAGCAACAGGAGCATGGGGCCAGCGCTTTGCTCCAGGCTCAATGCTTGCCAACTTTCCGCCCGATAGTGGGTATGTGCGTGTGGCGGTAGAGCTGGGCACCATCGGTATCATTATACTTTGTACCTTAGTTTTTGTAGCCATACGAACGGGCATTAACAGCTATTACCTAATTAAAGACCCTGAACTTAAAACCTATTGCCTGGCCATGACGCTGGTTATATTTATATACAATATTGGTAATTATCCGCAGGAAGCTATCGCGCAATTCCCATCGAACATCATTTTCTTTTTTGCCATAGCTTTAATCAATATTACTACCCGGCTGGATCGTGAAAAAAATCTTTTAACTGCTCCAAAATGAAGGATACGCTAATTTCAGGCAGAGATATTATTGTGGTTGGCCAGCAGGCCTGGGATACAGAAATTGGAAGCAATTGTAAAAATATTGCAGCGGAGTTTAGTAAACATAATCGCGTGTTATATGTAAATTCTCCGTTAGATCTTAAAACACTTTTAACCAATAAAGAAGATCCTAAAATTCAAAAACGCTTAGCCGTAATTCAGCAAAAGCAAAACGGACTTGAACAGGTTGCCCCCAATTTATGGAGTTACTACCCTGATAAAACTATAGCATCCATTAACTGGATGCCATTCACCGCGATTTTTAATTTTTTTAACCGCATCAATAACAAGCGCTTTGCTAACTCCATAAAAAAAGCTATCCACGAATTAGGTTTTAAAAATTATATCTTATTCAACGATTCGGATATGTTTAGAAGCTTTTACCTTAAAGACTTTTTAGCACCCGATGTAAGCATTTATTACTCTCGCGATTATTTGCTCGGTGTTGATTACTGGAAAAAACATGGGGCTACACTCGAGCCAAAATTAATAGCCAAAAGCGATTTATGCATGGCCAACTCAACTTACCTGGCCGATTATTGCTCACACTACAATCCTAAATCATACTACGTTGGCCAGGGTTGTGATCTGAGCTTATTTAACAACGTGGATGGTTTTGCCATACCCGATGATATTAAGCTGATTAGAAACCCGATAATTGGCTATGTAGGTGCATTGCAAAGCAGCCGCCTCGACATGGATATTTTAGAATATATCGCTATAAAACGACCAGATTGGAGCGTTGTATTGGTGGGGCCCGAGGACAACGAATTTAAAGCGAGTAAACTGCACGGCATTGGTAATATTCACTTTCTGGGATCAAAAGATTCATCCTTACTGCCAGCATATATTAACATGTTCAACGTATCTATTAACCCGCAATTAGTTAATCAAATTACGATAGGCAACTATCCCCGTAAAATTGATGAATACCTGGCTATGGGCAAACCTGTTGTAGCCACCACCACCAGGGCTATGGATATTTTTATCGATCATGTTTACCTGGGGAAAGATAAAGAAGAATATGTTAGCCTGATTCAAAAAGCCTTGGATGAAGATGATGCCCACCTGCAAAATAAACGCAAGCAATTTGCTGCATCACACACCTGGGAAAACAACGTTGCCGAAATTTACCGTGCCATTAACACCTTTAAATAAGCTGCTATGTCTGTAACCGAAAAAATAAAATCGAACCCGCTATTTAAAAAAATAGCTTTGTGGTTACTTATCCCTCCCGGTCAGCATAAACCTCGCTTATGGGTTAAAATGTTTATCAATCCATTTAAACACAAAAGAGGTAAAAAGTCTCTCATCAGGCACCGAACCCGACTGGATGTATTTCCGTATAACCGGTTTGAGTTAGGCGAAAAATCAGTTATTGAAGATTTTTCGACTATCAATAATGGTGTTGGCGATGTGTTGATAGGCGATAGAACGATTATAGGCATCAGCAATGTAATTATAGGCCCTGTTACTATTGGCAACGATGTTATGTTTGCCCAAAACATCATTGTATCCGGTTTAAACCATGGGTACGAAGATGTTACCCTGCCGCCAAGCATCCAAAAAGTAAACACATCCCCAATTATTATTGGCGATAATGTATGGATAGGCGGCAACAGTGTGATAACAGCAGGCGTAACGTTAGGTAAGCATGTAGTTATTGGCGGCGGCAGCGTGGTTACCAAAAACATACCCGACTATTCGGTAGCCGTGGGCAATCCCGCTAAAGTTGTTAAAAAATATAATTTTTCATCAAATACCTGGGACCGAGTTTAGCTTTTGTTTAATTAGATAACCCTGTTAATTTTTAAATATGTTTTCATTCAGCGTTCCAAAGTGGCTAAATAAGCACCTGTTTACTGGTAAAAATTTTGCTGATCTTTCTGAGGCCGAATTAGCCGACCTAAAAAAAAGACTGAGCAGATTTAAAGATGATCAGCCCGATGTATCGGTGGTTATCCCCGCCTGGAACGAGGAGAACAACATCTTCCACGCGCTCTCTTCGCTCGCTTCAGCCGAAACTGACTTGAAAGTGGAGATTGTTGTAATTAATAATAATTCGACCGACCGCACCCAACAGGTATTGGACGAACTTGGCGTACGCAGCTATTTTGAAATTAAGCAAGGCATAGCGCATGCGCGCCAGTGTGGCCTTGAAATGGCTAAAGGGAAATATCATTTATGTGCCGATTCGGATACATTTTATCCGCCTAAATGGATTGATATTATGGTGAAACCCATGATGAAAGATCCTGGCATAACGGGCGTATATGGTCGTTACGCCTTTATCCCACCCGAAGGCCAGGGCCGTCTTGGCTTGTGGCTGTATGAGCGATTTACCGGGATTATGGTGCAGATTAGAAAAAGAAACCGCGAGTACATGAATACGTTAGGGTTTACGATGGGCTTTGTTACCGAAATTGGCAGAACAACCGGTGGATTTAAAGTTGGAAAAGAACGTAAATTTGATAATGCAGCAGGCAGCGAATACTTTACTGAAGAATCTGAGGATGGCACGATGGCTCTAAACCTGAAAAAGAAAGGCAGATTAAAGCTTGTACGCGATGAAAGAGCCCGCGTTTTCACCTCGCCAAGGCGCTTACTATTAGATGGCGGCGTCTGGGCGGCGTTTACTAACCGGTTTAAAAGAAATACCGGCGGCATGGCCGAATACATCACCGGCAAAAGTAAAAGCTAAAAACCAGCACATTTACGCGCCAGTCCCTTTTATTGATACTGATTAAACCACTGTAATAAAACCTGAAGATGAAGATTGCCCATTTGATATTGGCGCACAATAATCCTGCTCAATTAGCCAGGTTAGTTAACAGGCTGAATCATCCTGATGCGGATATCTATATTCATCTGGACTTGAAGGCGGCGATTGAACCTTTTTTAGCTATTGTTAAGTTACCGCAGGTTCACTTCATCAAAAAAAGACAAAAAGTATACTGGGGGTCGTACAGCATAGTCCAAGCAACGCTTAATAGCTTCCAAGAGATACTGGCTAATAAAAAAGGCTATCAATATATCAATCTGTTAAGCGGAAACGACTACCCCATTAAAAGCGTAGCGCAAATACACCAGTTTTTTGACGACCGCCCCGACTATATTTTTATGGAATACCTTACCGAAGATTCGGAATGGTGGCAAAGCAACAAAACAAGGGTTACTCAATATCACCTTACGGATTTTAATTTTCCAGGATATTATCTCTTACAAACCTTTTTGAATAAAATTTTGCCGAATAGAAAAGCGCCAAACGCGTTAACCTATGCCGGCCGCTCGCAATGGCTAACCCTCAGTACAGACAGCGCCCAATACGTAATTGATTATCTGCATAAACACACTGGGGTAGCCCGTTTTTTCAGGCTCACATGGGCTCCAGACGAAATTGCGATTCAAACTATTTTATATAACTCGCCATTTAAAGATCAAATAATTAATTGCAATTACAGGTATACCGATTGGTCGGAAAATAAGGCCAGCCCTAAAACCCTGACCATGGATGATGCGCCGAAACTGTTAAATTCCGATTGTTTGTATGCCCGGAAATTTGATATGGATAGCCAACCAGAAATCATGGATTACCTGGATAACAAACTTTAATATAACCCTTTAGTGATTAATTTCAAAAAACTTAACTTCAACAAATCCTCCTTTAGCCTATAATTGAATACATGAAAAAAATTTCGGTAATTACTGTAAACTTTAACCAGCCCTTAGTTACCGAGGCTTTACTGGCCTCCATTGCTAAAACTAATACCTATACCAATCTGGAAATTATTGTAGTAGACAATGGCAGTAAAACCAACGAGATAAGCCGCTGGAAAAGTAGTTATCCCGATGTTACCTATATCCGGTCGGAGGCCAATCTGGGTTTTGCCGGCGGTAATAATTTAGGCGTTAAAGCGGCCACCGGCGATTACTTTTTTTTAGTGAATAATGATACCGAGTTTACCGAAGGTTTGGTACAAACCCTGGTTGATGCATTGGATAAAAACCCGGAAATAGGTATAATTTCACCTAAAATTAAGTATTTCCAATTTCCGGATACTTTACAATACATAGGCTTTACACCGATGGATTATTATACCTGTCGCAATAAATGCCTGGGCCAGTTTGAAAAAGACAATGGACAGTATGATCATATCACCGCACCAACAGGATTTTGCCACGGGGCAGCCATGATGCTGCGAAAAGAGGCCGTTGAAAAAGCTGGCCCGATGACCGAAAATTTCTTTTTATACTACGAGGAGATGGACTGGAACGAACATATTAAGCGTGCCGGGTACCAGGCCTGGGTTTGTACCGATGCCCTAATTTATCATAAAGAATCGGTATCTGTAGGTCAGGGGAGCTCGCTGAAAGAATATTTTATGAACCGCAACCGCATCCTGTTTATTCGCAGAAATGCGCCCTTACACAAAGCTATTGTATTTTACGCCTATTTTATGTTGCTGGTAGTACCCCGTAACGTATTAAACTACATAAAACAAAAAAATTACAATTTCATCTCCATGCTTTTTAAAGCCATCTGGTGGAATATCACACAATCAAAAAACAGCAAAAAGTTAGGGTATCCTATTTAAACACATTCACATGGAAATAATTTTGTGGCTTAGCCTTTTTATAGTTGTTTATACTTTTGTAGGATATGGTATATTGCTGTACGTTATTATCCGGATTAAGCGGATGGTAAAGGGCAAACCGCGGGAGATGCAGGTTAACACCGCCCTGTTGCCTACCTGTACCCTGGTAGTTGCGGCTTATAATGAAGAGCATTTTATGCCTGAGAAGATCATCAATACGTTGCAATTAAAATACCCCGAAGGCAAACTGAAATTCTTGTTCATTACCGATGGTTCCGATGATCGTACACCGGATATAATCAGCGCATATCCGCAGATCGAATTAATGCACACCCCCGAACGCAGCGGGAAAATAATGGCTATCCATCGTGCCATGAAAAACGTAAATACAGATATTACCGTTTTTACAGATGCCAATACTTTTTTAAATGAGGATGCCATCATCAATATCTGCCGGCACTATGCCGACCAAACTGTTGGTGCCGTAGCCGGCGAAAAACGGGTACAGGTTGATAAAAATGCCGATGCAAGCGCCGCCGGCGAAGGCTTTTATTGGAAATATGAGTCGGCACTAAAAAAATGGGATTCTGAATTATATTCGGTAGTTGGCGCAGCCGGAGAGCTATTCAGCGTACGCACCGCGTTATACAAGCCTGTATTTGACGATACTATACTTGACGATTTTATGATATCCATGCTTATAGCTAAACAAGGCTACCGCATTGTTTACGAGCCTGCCGCTTATGCAACAGAAACATCATCAGCCAACGTATCCGAAGAGCTGAAAAGAAAAGTACGTATTGCGGCTGGGGGTATTCAATCCATTTTGCGTTTAAAAGAGTTTTTAAATCCATTTAACTTCCCGCTGCTATCATTTCAATACATTAGCCACCGGGTACTGCGCTGGACGGTTACTCCTTTCCTGCTTATCCTTTCATTTATTTTAAATATCGCCTTAGCAGCACAAGGAATTGTTTTTTACCAGCTTTTATTAGTAGCGCAAATTTTATTTTACGTAATGGCGATATTAGGATGGATATTAGAGAAACGTGAACTCAGAGTAAAGGTGCTGTTTATCCCCTATTACTTTTGTATCATGAATTATGCTGTTTTAGCAGGTATCATCCGGTATTTCAAAAAAACACAAAGCGCCGCCTGGGAACGGGCTGCCCGTAAACAATAAAACTTTGTTATTTCTCAGAAACACATAGTTATCTGCGGGCAGATAACTGTTTATCTTACTACAGACACCATTTACCAAAGGCCATTTATAGTGAAGATGGCTTTTGGTATTATAGCTTTTCTACTATCTCAATAGAAAGCTTGGTAAATTTAGCTATCTGTGTATTGGGGATACCTTCTTTTTTCATTTCAATGGCAACATCATATTTCCCTTTTTCAATACCTTTTTCAATACCTCTTTCCTCTGCCAACTCTGCTGCAAAAGCTATCGAGTTTTCATAGTCCCACTTGGCTTTTAAACTTGAATCGTACATTGCTTTCTCCTCCTTCGTCAGATTACTTAATTCGGCTATCTTGAATACCTGCTGAAAAATCCGCTTGTTTAATACTGCGGGAATCTTCTCCAGGTGGCTCATATTTTTCAGTAAATAGAACCAACGGTCAAGATCGGTTTCCAGTTCTTTTTCTGTTTTAACAAAATTAGGTAATTCTAAAAACTTATAACCCAATTTATTGTAAAATATTTCGTGCGTATCGGTATTAGTGAGGGCTACGTTATGCAAATAACGATCTGGGTTGCCGTTATTAAATTTGAATTCCAGTATGGCTATCAGGTATAGTTCATCCAATTGGATATTCCAGTGGCTTTCGCCTTTTGGCAACTGCTCGTTGATGAGGCGCGAGGTATAAAATACGGCCCTGTCTTTAAAGTTCCGCTGTTCGGCCTTTTGCATCTCGATGATAAATTTCTCGCCGTTTTTGCCGGTGCAATGCAGGTCGAAAAATACTTTCTTGATT
Proteins encoded in this window:
- a CDS encoding glycosyltransferase — encoded protein: MNRQPFIAIIWIIIQVIIGFNLVFPLILFLFYSIVKTKQDKVNVVQGAAERDYAIIVTAYEQTHTLPAVVKSLLLLNYSNYTIYIVADKCDISKLDFADPRVILLRPEETLASNTRSHFYAINRFIRPHECLTIIDSDNLVEPDYLNQLNIWFDKGFKAVQGIREAKNLDTTFACLDAARDIYYHFYDGKVLFGAGSSATLAGSGMAFTTSLYKECLEHLDITGAGFDKVLQAAIVDRNERIAFTMDAVVYDEKTSRSDQLVSQRSRWINTWFKYFKFGFKILGNGIIRFSLNQVLFGMVLVRPPLFMFLILSVLFTLINLVTGQFLITAIWVLSLFIFVGGFLLALAKSHTDKKIYQSLVNIPKFMFLQVLSLFKIFGSLKNNVATKHYVDTHIDDLNQQK
- a CDS encoding O-antigen ligase family protein, translated to MHHDAGYIEPPKGNTAQTRKGGVWKDILRNKFSKPSVIAFLLITSLFISFSVVKGGVAMGILFIVALLGIVIVCGVIVYPKFGIATLFISAYLLFIPAKMNINFPLGTLLDLLEYLLIIGFFLKQKIEPNWKVFNDRLSMLILIWILYNFSEIANPSSVSVLAWIYTIRSTAIIILTYFIFVYQIRDVAFIRLMFKIWLFLALIAALDTFHQEFFGFFEFEKNWLYSDSNRVELLFQDGHMRKFSIFADPVSFAYNMVAASCLCIALIFGPIKTYKKWILGAMASFFMFTMLYSGTRGAFPLLPAALILFAVLNYNKKVLIFAIIGGIFFAILIFIPTSNGTIRRFQTAFRPNDDPSFRARKNNQARIKPFIRTHPLGGGLGATGAWGQRFAPGSMLANFPPDSGYVRVAVELGTIGIIILCTLVFVAIRTGINSYYLIKDPELKTYCLAMTLVIFIYNIGNYPQEAIAQFPSNIIFFFAIALINITTRLDREKNLLTAPK
- a CDS encoding glycosyltransferase, with translation MKDTLISGRDIIVVGQQAWDTEIGSNCKNIAAEFSKHNRVLYVNSPLDLKTLLTNKEDPKIQKRLAVIQQKQNGLEQVAPNLWSYYPDKTIASINWMPFTAIFNFFNRINNKRFANSIKKAIHELGFKNYILFNDSDMFRSFYLKDFLAPDVSIYYSRDYLLGVDYWKKHGATLEPKLIAKSDLCMANSTYLADYCSHYNPKSYYVGQGCDLSLFNNVDGFAIPDDIKLIRNPIIGYVGALQSSRLDMDILEYIAIKRPDWSVVLVGPEDNEFKASKLHGIGNIHFLGSKDSSLLPAYINMFNVSINPQLVNQITIGNYPRKIDEYLAMGKPVVATTTRAMDIFIDHVYLGKDKEEYVSLIQKALDEDDAHLQNKRKQFAASHTWENNVAEIYRAINTFK
- a CDS encoding acyltransferase, which gives rise to MSVTEKIKSNPLFKKIALWLLIPPGQHKPRLWVKMFINPFKHKRGKKSLIRHRTRLDVFPYNRFELGEKSVIEDFSTINNGVGDVLIGDRTIIGISNVIIGPVTIGNDVMFAQNIIVSGLNHGYEDVTLPPSIQKVNTSPIIIGDNVWIGGNSVITAGVTLGKHVVIGGGSVVTKNIPDYSVAVGNPAKVVKKYNFSSNTWDRV
- a CDS encoding glycosyltransferase family 2 protein, which gives rise to MFSFSVPKWLNKHLFTGKNFADLSEAELADLKKRLSRFKDDQPDVSVVIPAWNEENNIFHALSSLASAETDLKVEIVVINNNSTDRTQQVLDELGVRSYFEIKQGIAHARQCGLEMAKGKYHLCADSDTFYPPKWIDIMVKPMMKDPGITGVYGRYAFIPPEGQGRLGLWLYERFTGIMVQIRKRNREYMNTLGFTMGFVTEIGRTTGGFKVGKERKFDNAAGSEYFTEESEDGTMALNLKKKGRLKLVRDERARVFTSPRRLLLDGGVWAAFTNRFKRNTGGMAEYITGKSKS
- a CDS encoding beta-1,6-N-acetylglucosaminyltransferase, which codes for MKIAHLILAHNNPAQLARLVNRLNHPDADIYIHLDLKAAIEPFLAIVKLPQVHFIKKRQKVYWGSYSIVQATLNSFQEILANKKGYQYINLLSGNDYPIKSVAQIHQFFDDRPDYIFMEYLTEDSEWWQSNKTRVTQYHLTDFNFPGYYLLQTFLNKILPNRKAPNALTYAGRSQWLTLSTDSAQYVIDYLHKHTGVARFFRLTWAPDEIAIQTILYNSPFKDQIINCNYRYTDWSENKASPKTLTMDDAPKLLNSDCLYARKFDMDSQPEIMDYLDNKL
- a CDS encoding glycosyltransferase family 2 protein, producing the protein MKKISVITVNFNQPLVTEALLASIAKTNTYTNLEIIVVDNGSKTNEISRWKSSYPDVTYIRSEANLGFAGGNNLGVKAATGDYFFLVNNDTEFTEGLVQTLVDALDKNPEIGIISPKIKYFQFPDTLQYIGFTPMDYYTCRNKCLGQFEKDNGQYDHITAPTGFCHGAAMMLRKEAVEKAGPMTENFFLYYEEMDWNEHIKRAGYQAWVCTDALIYHKESVSVGQGSSLKEYFMNRNRILFIRRNAPLHKAIVFYAYFMLLVVPRNVLNYIKQKNYNFISMLFKAIWWNITQSKNSKKLGYPI
- a CDS encoding glycosyltransferase family 2 protein, which translates into the protein MEIILWLSLFIVVYTFVGYGILLYVIIRIKRMVKGKPREMQVNTALLPTCTLVVAAYNEEHFMPEKIINTLQLKYPEGKLKFLFITDGSDDRTPDIISAYPQIELMHTPERSGKIMAIHRAMKNVNTDITVFTDANTFLNEDAIINICRHYADQTVGAVAGEKRVQVDKNADASAAGEGFYWKYESALKKWDSELYSVVGAAGELFSVRTALYKPVFDDTILDDFMISMLIAKQGYRIVYEPAAYATETSSANVSEELKRKVRIAAGGIQSILRLKEFLNPFNFPLLSFQYISHRVLRWTVTPFLLILSFILNIALAAQGIVFYQLLLVAQILFYVMAILGWILEKRELRVKVLFIPYYFCIMNYAVLAGIIRYFKKTQSAAWERAARKQ
- a CDS encoding Rpn family recombination-promoting nuclease/putative transposase, encoding MQQKIGRFIDPLSDFGFKRLFGSEPHKDILIDFLNQLFLGQKEIADLTYSPTEYAGDTDKIKKVFFDLHCTGKNGEKFIIEMQKAEQRNFKDRAVFYTSRLINEQLPKGESHWNIQLDELYLIAILEFKFNNGNPDRYLHNVALTNTDTHEIFYNKLGYKFLELPNFVKTEKELETDLDRWFYLLKNMSHLEKIPAVLNKRIFQQVFKIAELSNLTKEEKAMYDSSLKAKWDYENSIAFAAELAEERGIEKGIEKGKYDVAIEMKKEGIPNTQIAKFTKLSIEIVEKL